AGGTTTTCATGTATACTTTCCTGATCACCAAACGTATGAGATTGAAGTTGATGTAACCGGGGTTATTGTAAAATCAGACAAAGAAGCGCATTTGGGACTTATTGAATGTAAGCTCGGTAGAATAAACCTACGGGATTTTTCCCAATTGTTAGGATACAGCAAGGTTGCCTTACCATTGTATTCTATAATACTTTCACCAAAAGGAGTCTCAAATTCAATAAATCTTCTTTTTAATGTTGCCAGAAGGAATGATATACTTTACTATTCGCGCGATAGGCATATCTTTATTGCTCAATGGGACGAACGGAAAAAGGAAATAGATTTCTCAACTATAATTCCCAAAGGCGTTCGTATCCCTTAAGTTTATGAATTGGTAAATTTCTGAATTTTGCCTCTCCTTATATTCAATCCTTGCCTTGTGTTTTGTTTGATGGTGGTGTATGAGGGAGGTTGTTAGGCGGGTTAAGGAGTTAAGCCTTGGCGATTTGGTTCGTGTTGAGTGGTTTGACGCTAGTATTGGCAAGAGTCTTAGTGGCGGTTTGAATGGTATTGATGTTCCGGTGGTTAGTTGGGGCGTGTTCTTGGGTGTTTTGGGCTCTAAGAACCGGCATGTTATCTTGGCGCAGAACTGTTTTCGTTATGCTGATGGCTTCTATGACATTGATTATACGGCTGTGCCTTTGGCTTGGGCGTGCAACGCCACGGTAATTGCCAAGGCGCATGTTCCGTCTGAAGAGGCTAAACAGCTCTTGAACAGTTTTCTTGTGGGCGGCAAACGCGCCTCAATAAAGGGCAAAAAACACCAACAGAGGGTTAAAAACCATGGATGACTGGATTAAGAAGGCTTTGACGAGGCGTGTTAGGCGTAAAGAAATCCCACCAGACCCAAGGCTAGTCATAGGCGTAAAATTCGCATTAGCCATGACCATAAGCCTATCCGCCCTAGAAGTCGCCCATCTGGCTTTCACTGGCAGGTGGAACAGCGAAATCTTCGCCGCCATAACAGGCTTGACAGGCACTGTAAGCGGCATTCTCATAGCACAAAAAACCTAGAGGGGGTATCCAATTTTGCAGTCCTTCGAGCCTAGCAAAATTGACACCGCGAAGCCTTCCCGCACAGCCATGTTGAAGAGACGAGTGGCAGAACTAAAAGAGGAGGTGAAAACAGATACCCAGAAAATCAGACTGAAGACCATGAAACAACTCGAAGAACTCTTCAACATGGCTTCAGAAATGGCGAAAGGAGAAATCCAATACCAAACAGAAAACGGCAAACCACAAAGAATAACCATCAGCCAAAGGCAAAGATGGGCACGCGTAGCCGCCTACATAGCCCAAATAATAAACGGCGTAGCCACCCACTTCGACGAACACCAAATAGATGAAGACCTAGCAAAACTCGAGAGGCTCATAGATGAAGCCAAGACAAAAACAAAAACTCCGCCAACTGGAACAAGCGCTGGCTGAAGCCCTAACGCCGCCCATCCCCGCCGACCCAGTAGAGTTTTGCACTCAAATATTGGGCTTCCAGCCAACCCAGTACCAAACAGACCTAATCCGCAAGTTCCAAACCAGCCAATTCACAGCCGCCAGATGGTGCCGCCAAAGCGGAAAAACCCAAACAGTATCCGCCTTATTGCTACACTACGCACTAACAAACCCAAACACACGCATAGGCATAGTTGGACCAAGCTGGCGCCAAACAAAACACGTTATTAGACGGATAAACACGCTCCTAAAAAGGCTCCCAAAAGGCTTATACGAAAAACCCCAGCAGACGGCGGTACGCCTAAAAAACGGAAGCATAATAGAGGCTTATCCGAACAATCCAGAAACAATCCGCGGACCAACATTGCATATCGTCTACGCAGACGAATTCAATTTTATACCAAACGACAAAGACTTGTATGACGCCATACTATTCACGCTTAGCGCAACAAACGGAAAATTCATATGCACCAGCACACCATGGCACACAGACAGCATTTTCTGGCGGATCTGGCACGACCCAGCCTACAACGACTACACCAAAAGCCACGTAACCCACCAACAAGCCACAGAACCCAACGGACCACTAAAACGCGAAATCCTACAAAAAATTAGGAGGCAACTGGAAAACGACCAGTGGCGATGGCAACGCGAAATGATGGCAGAATGGGCAGAAGACCAAAACACATGGCTAACCCAATCATTAATAGTAGCCTGCATAGACCCAACCCTAGAATACACAGCCTACAACAAACCCGCCCAAGGACGATTCTACGCAGGACTAGACCTAGGCAAACACCAAGACCCCAGCGTATTGGCGGTACTAAACCAAGAACAAGACAACACCCTAAGGCTAGTGCACATGCACAGATTCCCACTAAAAACGCCATACGCCACAGTAATAGGCTATACAAAAACCCTATGCGAAAAATGGCAAACAGTCCAAAAACTCCTAGTGGACATGACAGGAGTAGGCGAATACATAGTAGAAGACATGAAAAACACAGGCATGAACACCCAAATAGAAGGCGTAAAATTCACCCAAGAAACAAAAGAGCAACTTGCCAACAACCTAAAACAACTCATGACTGAAAAGCGCCTAAAAATCCCCTACGACCCAGAACTAATAGCAGAACTAAACACAGAACGCTACCAACTAACAAAAGAAGGCAAAATACGCCTAACCCGCCCAGAAGGCACCCACGACGACCGCTTCTGGAGCCTAGCACTCGCGGCATACGCAGCAAAAACCCAACCGCCAACACCAGCCCTATGGATAGTGCCAAAATGAAACGCCAAAGCGAAACCTTCCAAATCAAAAGCATAAAACGCCGCTACGACCACGCAACAGGCAAATTCAT
This sequence is a window from Candidatus Bathyarchaeia archaeon. Protein-coding genes within it:
- a CDS encoding terminase family protein, whose translation is MKPRQKQKLRQLEQALAEALTPPIPADPVEFCTQILGFQPTQYQTDLIRKFQTSQFTAARWCRQSGKTQTVSALLLHYALTNPNTRIGIVGPSWRQTKHVIRRINTLLKRLPKGLYEKPQQTAVRLKNGSIIEAYPNNPETIRGPTLHIVYADEFNFIPNDKDLYDAILFTLSATNGKFICTSTPWHTDSIFWRIWHDPAYNDYTKSHVTHQQATEPNGPLKREILQKIRRQLENDQWRWQREMMAEWAEDQNTWLTQSLIVACIDPTLEYTAYNKPAQGRFYAGLDLGKHQDPSVLAVLNQEQDNTLRLVHMHRFPLKTPYATVIGYTKTLCEKWQTVQKLLVDMTGVGEYIVEDMKNTGMNTQIEGVKFTQETKEQLANNLKQLMTEKRLKIPYDPELIAELNTERYQLTKEGKIRLTRPEGTHDDRFWSLALAAYAAKTQPPTPALWIVPK